The Vulpes vulpes isolate BD-2025 chromosome 8, VulVul3, whole genome shotgun sequence genome has a window encoding:
- the AQP6 gene encoding aquaporin-6: MLLGPLWRAASKALFAEFLATGLYVFFGVGSALPWPTALPTVLQTAITFNLATAVAVQITWKTSGGHINPAVTLAFLVGSQISLPRAVAYVAAQLAGATLGAAVLYGVIPGDIRETLGVNMVRSSTSTGQAVAVELVLTLQLVLCIFASTDSRQTSGSPATMIGISLSLGHLIGIYFTGCSMNPARSFGPAIIVGKFKVHWVFWVGPLTGAVLASLIYNFILFPDTKTMAQRLAILMGTETVETVAKVEQENTESQPSTGDTEMENVCQMA; this comes from the exons ATGCTGCTGGGCCCCCTCTGGAGAGCGGCCAGCAAGGCGCTGTTCGCGGAGTTCCTGGCCACGGGGCTCTACGTGTTCTTCGGGGTGGGCTcggccctgccctggcccacGGCGCTTCCCACCGTGCTCCAGACGGCCATCACCTTCAACCTGGCCACGGCCGTGGCTGTGCAGATCACCTGGAAGACCAGTGGGGGCCACATCAACCCTGCCGTGACTCTGGCCTTCCTCGTGGGCTCCCAGATCTCCCTGCCCCGTGCCGTGGCCTATGTGGCTGCCCAGCTGGCGGGGGCCACCCTGGGGGCTGCCGTGCTTTACGGGGTCATACCGGGGGACATCCGAGAGACCCTGGGGGTTAACATG GTCCGGAGCAGCACCTCGACCGGCCAGGCCGTGGCAGTGGAGCTGGTTCTGACTCTGCAGCTGGTGCTCTGTATTTTTGCTTCCACCGACAGCCGCCAGACATCAGGCTCCCCGGCCACCATGATCGGGATCTCTCTGTCATTGGGCCACCTCATTGGG ATCTACTTCACCGGCTGCTCCATGAACCCGGCCCGCTCCTTCGGCCCCGCCATCATCGTTGGAAAGTTCAAGGTCCACTGG GTTTTCTGGGTGGGACCCCTGACAGGAGCTGTCCTGGCTTCGCTGATCTACAACTTTATCCTGTTCCCTGACACCAAGACCATGGCCCAGCGGCTGGCCATCCTCATGGGGACTGAAACAGTAGAGACAGTGGCCAAGGTGGAGCAAGAGAATACAGAATCTCAGCCCAGTACAGGGGATACTGAAATGGAGAATGTGTGTCAGATGGCATAG
- the RACGAP1 gene encoding rac GTPase-activating protein 1 isoform X4, with the protein MNSERQIQLIREMLMCDTSGSIQLSEEQKSALAFLNRGQPSSGNAGNKRLSTIDESGSILSDISFDKTDESLDWDSSLVKTFKLKKREKRRSSSRQFIDGPPGPVKKTRSIGSTVDQGNESIVAKTTVTVPNDGGPIEAVSTIETVPYWTRSRRKTGTLQPWNSDSTLSSRQLEPRTETDNSGTPQNNGGMRLHDFVSKTVIKPESCVPCGKRIKFGKLSLKCRDCRVVSHPECRDRCPLPCIPTLIGTPVKIGEGMLADYVSQTSPMIPSIVVHCVNEIEQRGLTETGLYRISGCDRTVKELKEKFLRVKTVPLLSKVDDIHAICSLLKDFLRNLKEPLLTFRLNKTFMEAAEITDEDNSIAAMYQAVGELPQANRDTLAFLMIHLQRVAQSPNTKMDVTNLAKVFGPTIVAHAVPNPDPVVMLQDIKRQPKVVERLLSLPLEYWSQFMMVEQENIEPIHVIENSNAFSTPQTPGSKVSLLGPVTTPEHQLLKTPSSSSLSQRVRSTLTKNTPRFGSKSKSATNLGRQGNFFASPMLK; encoded by the exons ATTGTCAACTATTGACGAATCTGGTTCCATTTTATCCGATATCAGTTTTGACAAGACTGACGAATCGCTG GATTGGGATTCTTCCTTGGTAAAGACTTTCAaactaaagaagagagaaaagagg CGCTCTAGTAGCCGACAGTTCATTGATGGTCCCCCTGGACCTGTAAAGAAGACTCGTTCCATTGGCTCCACAGTAGACCAG GGGAATGAATCTATAGTTGCAAAAACTACGGTGACTGTTCCCAATGATGGCGGGCCCATCGAAGCTGTGTCCACAATTGAGACTGTACCATATTGGACGAGAAGCCGAAGGAAAACAG GTACTTTACAGCCTTGGAACAGTGACTCTACCTTGAGCAGCAGGCAGCTAGAACCAAGAACTGAGACAGACAACTCTGGCACCCCGCAGAATAATGGAGGGATGCGCCTGCATGACTTCGTCTCTAAGACG GTTATTAAACCTGAATCTTGTGTTCCATGTGGCAAGCGGATAAAATTTGGCAAGCTGTCTCTGAAGTGTCGAGACTGTCGTGTGGTCTCTCATCCAGAATGTCGGGATCGCTGTCCCCTTCCCTGCATTCCTACTCTGATAGGAACACCTGTCAAGATTGGAGAG GGAATGCTGGCAGATTATGTGTCCCAGACTTCTCCAATGATCCCGTCCATTGTTGTCCATTGCGTAAATGAGATTGAGCAGAGAGGGCTGACTGAG ACGGGCCTGTATCGGATCTCTGGCTGTGACCGAACAGTAAAAGAGCTGAAAGAGAAATTCCTCAGAGTGAAAACTGTACCCCTCCTCAGCAAAGTGGATGATATCCATGCTATTTGTAGCCTCCTAAAGGACTTCCTTCGAAACCTCAAAGAACCCCTTCTGACCTTTCGGCTAAACAAGACTTTCATGGAGGCAGCAG aAATCACAGATGAGGACAACAGCATAGCTGCCATGTACCAGGCTGTTGGTGAACTGCCCCAGGCCAACAGAGACACATTAGCTTTTCTCATGATTCACTTGCAGAG AGTGGCTCAGAGCCCAAACACTAAAATGGATGTGACCAATCTGGCTAAAGTCTTTGGGCCTACCATAGTTGCCCATGCTGTGCCCAATCCAGATCCAGTGGTTATGTTACAGGACATCAAGCGTCAGCCCAAG GTGGTAGAGCGCCTGCTTTCCCTGCCCCTGGAATACTGGAGTCAGTTTATGATGGTGGAACAAGAGAACATTGAACCCATTCATGTCATTGAAAACTCAAATGCCTTTTCAACACCACAGACACCAGGTAGTAAAG TGAGCTTACTGGGGCCCGTGACCACTCCTGAGCATCAGCTTCTCAAGACTCCTTCTTCAAGTTCCCTGTCACAGAGAGTGCGCTCCACCCTCACCAAGAACACACCCAG GTTTGGGAGCAAAAGCAAGTCTGCCACCAACCTAGGACGACAAGGCAACTTTTTTGCTTCTCCAATGCTTAAGTGA
- the RACGAP1 gene encoding rac GTPase-activating protein 1 isoform X3, which translates to MNSERQIQLIREMLMCDTSGSIQLSEEQKSALAFLNRGQPSSGNAGNKRLSTIDESGSILSDISFDKTDESLDWDSSLVKTFKLKKREKRRSSSRQFIDGPPGPVKKTRSIGSTVDQGNESIVAKTTVTVPNDGGPIEAVSTIETVPYWTRSRRKTGPLGTLQPWNSDSTLSSRQLEPRTETDNSGTPQNNGGMRLHDFVSKTVIKPESCVPCGKRIKFGKLSLKCRDCRVVSHPECRDRCPLPCIPTLIGTPVKIGEGMLADYVSQTSPMIPSIVVHCVNEIEQRGLTETGLYRISGCDRTVKELKEKFLRVKTVPLLSKVDDIHAICSLLKDFLRNLKEPLLTFRLNKTFMEAAEITDEDNSIAAMYQAVGELPQANRDTLAFLMIHLQRVAQSPNTKMDVTNLAKVFGPTIVAHAVPNPDPVVMLQDIKRQPKVVERLLSLPLEYWSQFMMVEQENIEPIHVIENSNAFSTPQTPGSKVSLLGPVTTPEHQLLKTPSSSSLSQRVRSTLTKNTPRFGSKSKSATNLGRQGNFFASPMLK; encoded by the exons ATTGTCAACTATTGACGAATCTGGTTCCATTTTATCCGATATCAGTTTTGACAAGACTGACGAATCGCTG GATTGGGATTCTTCCTTGGTAAAGACTTTCAaactaaagaagagagaaaagagg CGCTCTAGTAGCCGACAGTTCATTGATGGTCCCCCTGGACCTGTAAAGAAGACTCGTTCCATTGGCTCCACAGTAGACCAG GGGAATGAATCTATAGTTGCAAAAACTACGGTGACTGTTCCCAATGATGGCGGGCCCATCGAAGCTGTGTCCACAATTGAGACTGTACCATATTGGACGAGAAGCCGAAGGAAAACAGGTCCATTGG GTACTTTACAGCCTTGGAACAGTGACTCTACCTTGAGCAGCAGGCAGCTAGAACCAAGAACTGAGACAGACAACTCTGGCACCCCGCAGAATAATGGAGGGATGCGCCTGCATGACTTCGTCTCTAAGACG GTTATTAAACCTGAATCTTGTGTTCCATGTGGCAAGCGGATAAAATTTGGCAAGCTGTCTCTGAAGTGTCGAGACTGTCGTGTGGTCTCTCATCCAGAATGTCGGGATCGCTGTCCCCTTCCCTGCATTCCTACTCTGATAGGAACACCTGTCAAGATTGGAGAG GGAATGCTGGCAGATTATGTGTCCCAGACTTCTCCAATGATCCCGTCCATTGTTGTCCATTGCGTAAATGAGATTGAGCAGAGAGGGCTGACTGAG ACGGGCCTGTATCGGATCTCTGGCTGTGACCGAACAGTAAAAGAGCTGAAAGAGAAATTCCTCAGAGTGAAAACTGTACCCCTCCTCAGCAAAGTGGATGATATCCATGCTATTTGTAGCCTCCTAAAGGACTTCCTTCGAAACCTCAAAGAACCCCTTCTGACCTTTCGGCTAAACAAGACTTTCATGGAGGCAGCAG aAATCACAGATGAGGACAACAGCATAGCTGCCATGTACCAGGCTGTTGGTGAACTGCCCCAGGCCAACAGAGACACATTAGCTTTTCTCATGATTCACTTGCAGAG AGTGGCTCAGAGCCCAAACACTAAAATGGATGTGACCAATCTGGCTAAAGTCTTTGGGCCTACCATAGTTGCCCATGCTGTGCCCAATCCAGATCCAGTGGTTATGTTACAGGACATCAAGCGTCAGCCCAAG GTGGTAGAGCGCCTGCTTTCCCTGCCCCTGGAATACTGGAGTCAGTTTATGATGGTGGAACAAGAGAACATTGAACCCATTCATGTCATTGAAAACTCAAATGCCTTTTCAACACCACAGACACCAGGTAGTAAAG TGAGCTTACTGGGGCCCGTGACCACTCCTGAGCATCAGCTTCTCAAGACTCCTTCTTCAAGTTCCCTGTCACAGAGAGTGCGCTCCACCCTCACCAAGAACACACCCAG GTTTGGGAGCAAAAGCAAGTCTGCCACCAACCTAGGACGACAAGGCAACTTTTTTGCTTCTCCAATGCTTAAGTGA